A stretch of the Gracilinanus agilis isolate LMUSP501 chromosome 4, AgileGrace, whole genome shotgun sequence genome encodes the following:
- the LOC123247409 gene encoding protein S100-A15A-like, whose product MVATKLEKSVFEIIRVYHEYSRKKEGWDELNLKELTQIIKNEYPVFLSTCSSADPDGYIKNYFDEYKNKNNEVNFNAYMKIMGKMANIYHKRSHNDETCDDRK is encoded by the exons ATGGTGGCTACCAAGCTGGAAAAGAGCGTATTTGAAATAATACGTGTTTATCATGAATACAGCAGAAAGAAGGAGGGCTGGGATGAACTGAACCTGAAGGAGTTGACCCAGATCATTAAGAATGAGTATCCTGTTTTCCTTTCCACCTGT AGCTCAGCTGATCCGGATGGttacataaaaaattattttgatgagtataagaataaaaacaaCGAAGTCAACTTTAATGCTTATATGAAAATCATGGGCAAAATGGCCAACATCTACCACAAGCGGAGCCATAATGATGAGACCTGCGATGACAGGAAATGA